The Anomaloglossus baeobatrachus isolate aAnoBae1 chromosome 5, aAnoBae1.hap1, whole genome shotgun sequence genome includes the window ctcacacaggagagaaaccattttcatgtgtgGAATGTGGGAAACTGTTTAGTCGGAGAGCAGCTCTTGTTGAACATCATAAAATACATATACTggggaaaccattttcatgtttggAATGTGGGAAAAAATTTGCCcacaaatcaaatcttgttacccaTCGGAGAATTCACACAAAAGAGAGGCCGTATTCATGCACAGAATGTGGGAGAGATTTTTCACGGAAATCTATTCTAATTCATCATCAGAGAATCCACACTCAGGAGAAGCCATAGTCATGATTGCAATGTGGGTCAGGTTTTACCCATAAATCATTTTGTAATAAACATCAACAAAGCCACAAAGCAGAGAGTCCGTTCATATATTTGTAGTGTCTGGAATGTTTATGCATAAATCCTGTTAACATACATATTCTCTTAAAGAGCATTTGTTCATTAAAGAAGTACCTCTGCAAACAAAATGCATGTATAATGTGCAACTTAGTATATTATTAAAGAATAAAGGAGACTTATATTGTGTATGTCTTGCGTACACCTGTGTTAGTTCATATTCCATTCCTGGTTTATCTGCCATCGTGAATCCTTGTTCATCTCAGATACGGTTCCCCTAATGCAGACTACATTAATGTAATGCTAGAGTCTCATCAGATTATTCTTGTTCCTGTCTAATGACAGCCAGTAATAGATTAGTGATATAGAATTGCTGTCACCAAACGGAGACAACAGAGTCTGTGTatcatatgtgatgtatacagcaggctCATTGTATCCTATGTACGGTGTGTACAATAGTCTCGGTGTATCCTGTATGATGTAAAAAGCAGAGTCTCTAtcctatatgatatatatatacaaCAGTCTGTGTCTCCTATGCGATGCATATGCATCAGTCTTAGAGTATATATTGGgatgtatacagtctgtgtatgatgcatgatgtatatacagcagtctcagtatccAATGTGATGTACAAACAGCATTCTgtatctcctatgtgatgaatATATAGCGGTCTCTGTAACCTATGAtatgtatacagcagtttgtgtatGCTATATGATGTATATTCAGCAGTCTGTGGTTTTTTTTCCCCCCAGAAAGTTTTATCAGTTTACATCTATAGCTTTAGCTGCTTTGGAGACGTAGAGAGGAACAGGGAGAGTAGAGTGGGATAACGTTTGAGTCGTCATGAGGGATTTAATAAATTATTTTTCTGTATTTCTCAAGAATCAGAGACTGACATGCTGACTACAGATTAGTCCATGTACTGTACTAGTTGTCAGACAAATCACGTGACCCAACTTCCCACAATGAAGGGAGAGATGGATGTAACTGAGGTGGGATCAGACAGAATATTAATGGCAAGCATTGTACATGCACAAAGAAAAAATGTTTGAGTGCGTTCACGCTCAGACTAGGGGATGTCCAGCTTGAGGCCAAAAACACAACTAAACGGGAGATACGACAAACAAGGGTACACCGGGAACACTTTAACAACGGTGagccctagcactagtgagagggaagatgggcacctcctcacttacctgccgctgtaccctgcactttgtcagtccctatacaggttcctaacCTGTTTGTCGAGCCAGAACCTGAAGCCCTAAGATGACCCTATAATAGTTCCTGGCTAGGAAGTGGGCAGGTGACGGAAGCTAGCCTCACTGCTGCACTGaaacacaccaggaaaggaagacactcGGGGAAATGCTACAACAGATTGCTGCATCCACAAAAGCAACTTGAAGAGAGGGTTTCAGCATTTCCTTCAAGACCAGAATcaaaatgaatcaagaataaccggcaccctctgctggtagcagaaggtatataaagggactgggagtggtccaaaccggcaACACCTGATCTACAGTCTGAGGCTGCTGCAAAGCAAACAGACATTAACCCACCCTGTGCAAAAGGAAAGAAAACtacatttaaatagcagagtctcaaCGGGTAAAGTGAGATTCAGACCCACAACCTGTCACTAATCTCTTACAGctgagagacgaccgtgacaagtGCTTCTTTATGTTTTTGTATCttttatatattaataataattttatataacgctattaataccacagcgctttacatacattggcaacactgtccccattggggctcacaatctagagtccctatctgtatgtctttggagtacccggaggaaacccacgcaaacacagggagaacatacaaactccttgcagatggtgtccttggtgggatttgaacccaggaccctagcgctgcaagactgcagtgctaaccattgagccaccgtgcctaTAGATCAGTTGAGAATTctaaaataaagatttttatttatattgtgtgcgagttaatatatttttttataacctaTTGTGTTTCATGTGAATTGGATCTACTTAATTTAGAGGATTTCTATACATATTAATAATAGACATTAGATTAGACATAACTTATTCTTCTGCCCAGGATAATTTGGAAAGTGAGAATATAAGTGCACCTCCTCAGCTTGCATTTTCACTTGCATTTTCATTCCTACAATTGTCTACCTCCGGTTTTTGACCTAGTATCTACCTGCACTATGGTGTAGAAATATAGAAGAAAGTGTAATATTTCTTGTAGTATGGTTGATGTTATTAAATTTTCCCTTCTTGACATTGGATGGAGGTATAGTAACTAGCCTATAAAGGAACTTGTCACCATTAAAATGCAGTCCTTTCTTCAGGCAGTATGTTACAGAGCAGCAGGAGCTGAGTAGATTGATACATAGTTTAGTGAGAAAAGATTGAGTATAACCTGTGATTTAATCCTCTGCTTTCTGTGATTTTTCAGCCCAGTGGGcagtcctatcagtgattgacagctatctctgtatGCACAAtgatagctgtcagtcactgatagacccgcccactggataGAAAATCCCAGAAAGAGTAGAgtatttttttgcagcaaaaaatagGTGATAATAGGAAAAACACGTAAAATAATGCACACTTTTGATtaatttttacatgcgttttttttccccatttacaTTGAAAGAGCTAACGTACTGCAGATTTGAAAAAAAACTGTTCTGCTTATGTTCCTTGCAATTCTCAACCAGAGTGTGCATGATGTTTCAGAAATCTAAATCGGGTTGCTtaaacagtaagggtatgtgcgaaaGTTGCAGATTagatgcagacattttctgcaccaaataacgCACCTTGTGGCAGTAAAATGCGTTTTTGtgccatttgttttgtttttttttttaaagtcaaattATTGGGTGGAAGGAGtgcaaaatgcaggaaaaaaaacgcaccaacaattgacatgctgtttttttttctttctgcccccaaatctgcaaggaaaaaaaaagcaacgtgcgcacagcagttcagaattctcattgactttgctagcataaggatagacatgcagatttgggcaacaatctgcacaataaactgcaccaaatctgaataAAAATACTTACAATTTAAAACATTGCTTTTTTTCCCATCACAAAGTATGAACAAGCTCTTATACCACTtccaaaaagattaaaaaaaataaatcctgtaGTGAACCACTGATTGGCAATTTGGGTAGTATTTATTTTGCTGATGTTCTAATGTAAGGATAATACTGTGGAGAGAGATCCACTTTTATTATTGCATGTACAAGGTTTTCTGTCATGACTATATAAATCATGATCATTTGAATTTGTTTCACTAATATTATTATAATAACTAGCACAACATTCTAGAATTTGGGAAGTAGTGATGAATGTGCACTACCAGGCTCTGGTTCTTGGTATTGGTAACGAGTAGTTACCATTGACTACCATTATACTCGATACTCGAGtcgcacccatccaagcatccaacagcACGTTACCAGTGCCACGCACCCAAGAatcttagtgctcgctcatcagtagtggAAGCTTTTTGGTATGAATCTTATAGATTGACTGACTAGATTTTAGAAAAACAGAAAATAATTAACTTATTTTCTCTCCAGCAGATGACTTCACCATAGACCTGAAGAGACCTCTCCTGTTACCTTCTAATTATGGAGCAGAAGACAATATGGACCATGATAAATCTCAAAAACTGACCATTGATCCAAATATAGCCTTACTTAATCACAGCAGAGAGCCATTATCTGATCATTGTGATCGTAACAAACCCTCCCTTGACAAAAATGTAGGTCTCAGCAGAGGTAAATTATTTCCATGTGTTGAATGTGGTAAAATTTTTAAACACAATTCAAGTCTTTCCAAACACAAGAAAACTCACAACGATGCGCGTCCGTATTCATGTggcgaatgtgggaaatgctttacccAAAAATCAGTCCTCGTTGAACATCAAAGAATTCATACAGGAGAGAAACCGTTTTCATGTTTGGAATGTGGGAGATGCTTTGTCCAAAAATCAGCTCTTGttaagcatcaaagaattcacacaggagagaagccgtatccatgtctggaatgtgggaaatgttttgcacagaaatcttCGCTTGTTAAACATCTGAGAGGTCACACAGGCtacaagccgttttcatgttcggaatgtggaaaatgttttactgatAAATCGGATATCGTTAGACACGAGAGGACTCATGCAGGAAAGAAGCCACTTTTACGCTCATATTATGAAAAATATTTTTCTCATAAGTCAGAATTTGTTaaccatcagagaattcacacatgaGAGATACCATTTTCTTGTTTGTAATGTGGAAAAAATGTTTACCCTAAATAAAatctaaataaatattaaaaaatttaGAGACCTTAACCGATTCAAGACCGCTGACCGCAAATAAACGTTGGCGCTTGCTGGGCTTTGTCCAGCGCTGACATTTAATTATGATCCACGGACAGGACGGGAttgcgaacccccccccccctgcatgcCACAATTGCCGGGTTTCCAGTGCTGAACAGTAATCCCGCCCGGAGATGACATCAGGTCCTGGTGATGTTAGCCATTTGCGATTTTCTATGTGCCGTGATCGCTATTGATCATGGCACATAGAAGTTTCAGAGAAGCAGTGAGCTTCCTCTCTTACCTCTCCAGCTCTGCTGTGGCATGATTACGGTTGAGTCGATGCTTGTCATGGCAGCCGGAGGTCACATGATGACCTCACGGTCTGCCATGTACGGGGGgcctgtaaaggccactttacacgctgcgatctcgctagtgagattgctggcgagcgtacctgcccccgtcggttgtgcgtcacgggcaaaccgctgcccgtggcgcacagcatcgctgggacccgtcacactacttacctgcctagcgacgtcgctttgaccggcgaaccgcctcctttctaaggggggcggttcgttcggcgtcacagtgacgtcactaagcggccacccaatagaagcagagatgagcggccgtaacatcccacccacctccttccttcctcattgcgggcggccgtaggtacggtgaggttcctcgttcctgcggtgtcacacatagcgatgtgtgctgccgcaggaacgacaaacaacatcgtacctgcaacagcaacgatatttgggaaatggacagcgtgtcaacgatcaacaataaggtgagtatttttgatcgttagcggttgctcgtacgtgtcacacgcaacgacgtcgctcatgagaacggatgtgcatcacgaattccgtgaccccaacgatatcgcgttagcgatgtcgttgtgtgtaaagcggccttaagacccaGCCTCTAGCAGTTTGACAGGCGATCTGAAGCCTGACACTGACAGTATAATGCATTGCTATGCTGCTGCTaaatggcaatgcattataccagcaatcagactaaagggcgctttacacgctacaatatatcttacgatgtgtcggcgaggtcacgtcgtaagtgacgcacatccagcatcgtaagttacattgtatcatgtgacagctacgtgcgattgaacggtaaaacgttcatcgcatgcacgtcgttcaattcctaaaaattgaacgtcaagttgttcatcgtacccggggtagcacacatcgcagaacagatgaacagatcttacctacgtcctgcggctcccgccggcaatgcggaaggaaggaggtgggtgggatgtttacgtcccactcagctccgcccctccgcttctattggctggctgccgcgtgacatcgatgtgacgccgaacgtccctcccactccaggaagtgtatgttcgccgcccacatcgaggtcgtatggacgggtaagtacgtgttaatcgtttgtgcgacacgttcaacaaattgaacgtgctgcacatacgacgggggcgttgCAAAATGTAAATAATCACAAAAAAAATACCTAAAAATACATTCCTTTATATAAaaacaaatataaaataaaaacataatagCTGTGAGAACACAGCAatgcaaaaaaatgtattttttctaaCATAGTTTTTGTGTAAAAGcgtcaaaacataaaaaaataccgTAAATGTGCTATTCaaacagaaaaaagagaaaaaatctgCTCACCGATCCTGCTATTCACCACTCCCTGTTCGGATGCAGCGCACAGAAGGCTTGGCTGATAAATGTCGGGAAATAGAAGAAAAAGGAAAATCCAGCGCAATCTTCAGGGTGTAATAAAAGTACAAAAATTTATTTAAAGATTTCCATTAAAAATATAGCGGTTTAGCAGGTTAATAAAGTTGGTATATACCCCATTATGGGGTATATACCAACTTTATTAACCTGCTAAACCGCTATATTTTTAATGGAAATCTTTaattacatttttgtaaatgtgCTATCACTGTAACCATACTGACCCAAAAAAAACCTATGTTGTTACCAaacagtgaacggcataaaaaaatagcacaattcctgaattgctgtttcatgttaattTTACTTACCAAAAATGGGAATAAAAAACGAACCAAAAATGttatatgcccaaaaatggtgccAATAGAAATgtcaactcgtccctcaaaaataAGAGCTCACATGTATGGCTTTCCAAATGTAACATGGTGTTTGCTatctattccaaacaattttgcgatctaaaattcaaatggtgctcttttccttccgagccctggcgtgcgccaaaacagtagatttccaccacatatgaggtatctgcgtgctcaggagaaattgcacaacaaattgtagggtgaattttctcctgttacccctgtaaaaattcaaaatttgaagctaaagtaacatttttgtgggaaaataaaattttcattttttccttccacattgctttagttcatgtgaagcccttgaagggttaataaacttgttgaatgtggttttgagtactttgagaggtgcagtttttagaatggtgtcacctttgggtattttctgtcacctaggcctctcaaagtcacttcaaatgtgatgtggtccctaaaaaactgattttgtaaatttttttggtaaggcctaaaacacacggcgagaaaaacggtgcgagtggagtgtgataaaacatcgcattccactcggaccaatattagcctgtgtgtcagcacacatgagcgatttattttctcagccctaatcggaccgagaaaacaattgcagcatgctgcgattgtaatgcgagactctttctctcgcacccattcaagtgtatggggcgagagaaaaatcgcactgcactcgcggtatactGGTGTACCGCAActgcagggcgagaatcgcaatagccggctagggaggaaagagggagagaaatccctccctcccctcctaagATCGGGCCCGCCCCCTCGCAGACCCAGCCTTCCcctctgcagctgaggtctgctcgcacggttggacctcagtcacagtgacactcgcatgacactcggctcctgctatgctgccagcgtgagccgagtgtcatgcgaggatcgcactagtgccccatcTAGCCCCGGcctaaaatgagaaattgctgataaactttgaccccttctaacttcctaacaaaaaaaacttcaaaaattgcgctgatgtaaagtagatatgtgggaaatgttatttattaactatttagtgTGATATAACTTATAACTTTCTGGctaagggtataaaaattcaaagtttgaaaattgcaaaattttcaaaaatatTTTGCCAAATtgacaatattttcacaaataagcgcACAAAAGTTATTGTCTTTATTTTACCACTATCCTGAAGAAcagtatgtcacgaaaaaaacaatctcagaatcaccgggatcctttGAAGAGTTCCAGATTTATAACCAGATAAattgacagtggtcagaattgtaaaatttggcatcaaggtgaaaacaggctgtgaCACGAAAGGGTTAAACAATTTTCCAGtcttgaatgtgggaaatgttataggaTTCTTGTGAAATATACTTATATATTTTGTGTATAAGATATAGAATAGTCTTCATCGA containing:
- the LOC142311221 gene encoding gastrula zinc finger protein XlCGF66.1-like isoform X3 — encoded protein: MALFRMGKDKEMAERILQLSLEIIYLLTGEDYTVVRKDTGMSGGWSRTPNTIKEPPPRSLMLERKNEQKILDLTNKMIELLTGESEDVTNVKVKMAPEETYVGTDQQCKEEQIPVNISPDDPEARDPAERCSMYSQDCTGHAVSQDHKGEELFNIKAESLATGEKIYVMTDCPCKEEDVPEDVCAADDFTIDLKRPLLLPSNYGAEDNMDHDKSQKLTIDPNIALLNHSREPLSDHCDRNKPSLDKNVGLSRGKLFPCVECGKIFKHNSSLSKHKKTHNDARPYSCGECGKCFTQKSVLVEHQRIHTGEKPFSCLECGRCFVQKSALVKHQRIHTGEKPYPCLECGKCFAQKSSLVKHLRGHTGYKPFSCSECGKCFTDKSDIVRHERTHAGKKPLLRSYYEKYFSHKSEFVNHQRIHT
- the LOC142311221 gene encoding gastrula zinc finger protein XlCGF66.1-like isoform X4 → MALFRMGKDKEMAERILQLSLEIIYLLTGEDYTVVRKDTGMSGGWSRTPNTIKEPPPRSLMLERKNEQKILDLTNKMIELLTGESEDVTNVKVKMAPEETYVGTDQQCKEEQIPVNISPDDPEARDPAERCSMYSQDCTGHAVSQDHKGEELFNIKAESLATGEKIYVMTDCPCKEEDVPEDVCADDFTIDLKRPLLLPSNYGAEDNMDHDKSQKLTIDPNIALLNHSREPLSDHCDRNKPSLDKNVGLSRGKLFPCVECGKIFKHNSSLSKHKKTHNDARPYSCGECGKCFTQKSVLVEHQRIHTGEKPFSCLECGRCFVQKSALVKHQRIHTGEKPYPCLECGKCFAQKSSLVKHLRGHTGYKPFSCSECGKCFTDKSDIVRHERTHAGKKPLLRSYYEKYFSHKSEFVNHQRIHT